The region TAACTTCCTTTATGTCATCGGTTTTTCCCATCTCTTCTGCCAGACTGAAGAAATTGCGTACCATCATGGAACTTGTGAAGGCAAAAATAGCAATATCCCCGGCTGCCGCTCTTTTGATAAGCTCCTTTTGCGTGTCTCCTTCGGGTCGCACAAGTGTATATACCTGTGTTTCCAGAACCGATGCGCCACATTTTTCAAGCCCTTCTATGAGCAGGATTGAACCATAAGCACTGCGCGCGGTATCAACTATCTTTCCCTTAACATCAGGACAGAGATATTCAACCAGTCCTTCTGAGCTGTAGACACCTGGTATACCAAGAACTTCAATATCAAGTTCTTCTAGTCTCTTTTTTGTATTTGGGCCGATGGCTATCACTTTTGTTCTGTTCAGGGCATTGGTGAATTCATTCCTGTTATCTACCTTGTCCAGGGTATAGTCGATACCGTTGGCACTGGTAAATATAACATAGTCGCTCTTTCCAGAAAGGACATGATCGGTGAATATATCAAACATGTCATCTTTCATATCGGCGAGTTCGATCATTGGTGCCTCGAATACCTCGTATCCCATGGATTGTGCCATCTCACGGGATTTTGTGAGGTAACTGCGCGGCCTCATTATTGCTATGGTATTACTCTTTCTATCCATGTTATCCCCATACGACCTCTTGCATACCCAGGATATCATGTACGGAAACCACGTCACCCACAACTGTTATTGCAGGAGCCTTTACACCGGCT is a window of Methanohalophilus mahii DSM 5219 DNA encoding:
- a CDS encoding uroporphyrinogen-III synthase, coding for MDRKSNTIAIMRPRSYLTKSREMAQSMGYEVFEAPMIELADMKDDMFDIFTDHVLSGKSDYVIFTSANGIDYTLDKVDNRNEFTNALNRTKVIAIGPNTKKRLEELDIEVLGIPGVYSSEGLVEYLCPDVKGKIVDTARSAYGSILLIEGLEKCGASVLETQVYTLVRPEGDTQKELIKRAAAGDIAIFAFTSSMMVRNFFSLAEEMGKTDDIKEVMKKSIVAAIGTPTANTIQEYGVETTIKPCKYTFDEMLRTIKDEYFD